A stretch of DNA from Ovis aries strain OAR_USU_Benz2616 breed Rambouillet chromosome 14, ARS-UI_Ramb_v3.0, whole genome shotgun sequence:
AACTATCTTTGGAAAgaacttatttgtttattgtatGAAAATGGTGCCCATACATTCTAAAATGTTCTGAATAAATACAAAGAcgttcacaaaaataaaacaaaaaaattaccaCAAATCACAAACCAAGGAATAACTCTTAACGTTTTTGTGATTATCCTTTTAGATATTTCTCTAAGCAAGTTTCATATATAGGGCTGTGTATATTATAAATGATTAATTACACTGTATACTATACCTGTTGTTCCAGAGCCTATTTTTTCACTCAGCAGGACATCTTTAATGTCTTTTCACAGATTGTATGATTTTAATGGTTGTCTAATATTCCACCAAATGGCAGTACCAAAATTTATTTGACCTtttattgatggatatttagatttCATTTACATCACGAAAAATGGTGTGATCAAGTGTGTGATTTTATCAGCAGTGGGAGCACTGAGTCAAAGTTATGCACCTTATGAATTTTGTTCAGATTTGTGGGGCCAAattgcctggcagaaaggagataATAACTTCCGTCTCCATTAGATATGTTCTGTTTACTTAATCCTGCCCCTGAGAAGCTCCTCTAGCTCTGAAATGAGAGTGTTCCCAGTCGGTTTTCTGGTTTCTCAGTGAATGTcctcttcacttcagttcagagGGTCGTctttgtgccaggccctgtgaaTAATGTCACCATTGCCCCTGTCCTCGTGGATTACAGTTTGGTGCAAATCTAGATAAAGAAACGGTGCCGTGAGGCTATAGACTGGGATATCCAGGGTTCTGCGAGAGCGTGTCCCTTCCTATCGCGTGACCTCcttgctctctggttcctttcTCTCGGTGACTCTTTGGGAGGTGAGGGATGATGTGATTTTTGCTCTGTTGGCACTCACACACTGATACTGACACGTAAGTAAATGTCCTCCCAACATGCGCTGAGAGGAGGCACAGCGCCTGTGGTTTCTGGCCGGGCACATTTTGCGTTGCTCGGCAGGAGGCGGTGAGAGGAGGGTGAGGACTCTGTCCTCCTGTCTGTCTCAGGTACACCGACCagggcggggaggaggaggaggactacGAGAGTGAGGAGCAGCTGCAGCACCGCATCCTGACCGCAGCCCTGGAGTTCGTGCCCGCCCACGGCTGGACGGCAGAGGCCATTGCAGAAGGAGCCCAGGTGTGTATGGGTGTGGGCAGGGCAGCCTGGCCAGGATCAGCTGGAGGGAGTCATACTGGCCAGAGCAGAGGGCCTCACactcttccagcccagctcagAGTCCAGGAACCCCTCACTGCTATCAGATATTCTGGTTTTGCTTATTTTCCTTCTGTAGAGTagaaatggctttatttttagattattttttaatataaaaagaatataccaTGTATTTGGATCTTGGGAGTTAGGTTCTAAAGGCAGATCATAGATAGTGTGATGGAAGAGATCTGAGCTGAGTGAGGCTGGGGAAGGGTCAGTTGAGGCCAAGTCAGATAAGATCCAAAGGTCACGTTGAAGAGTTACAATGTCTTTTGTCCTAAGAATAATTGGAgatatgtgctcagtcgtgtctgactctttgcgaccccatgaactgtagccaccaggcttttctgtccctggaattttctaggcaagaattctggaatgggttgccatttcctgctccaggggctcttcccaacccagagatcaaacctgcatctcctgcattggcaggtggattattttccactagccccacctggagATACAGAAGATACGGGATTaaatttaacatttcaaaaatcatcattttggCTGCTGGatgaaagaaagaggcagagcaAGTCACTGGGGCCTGCTGCCAGTCATGCGGGAGAGAGGAGGGCTTTCTGACCTAGAGCAGTGCAGTAAACACGGAGACGGGTGGTAGAATGACATAGGAGGGAGTGACGGAATTGCCTGTCGGTTTGCATGTGTGGGTACGTGGCCGTGCCGTTTTCTAAGATTAGGGCCCCTGAAGAAACCCAAGTTTAGGGAAGGATCGTGGGTACAGTCCTGAGCTTTATTGTGTCTGAGGGATCTTTGGGTCAGCCAGTGGGAAACCTCGAGCATACAGGCCTGAAACTGGAGGAGTTGCCTGGACTAGAGTATATGGATGCGATCGGTAAACCGGGGGCGTGAGTGAGATTGCCTCGGGTGGCACGAGTGTGAGTGTGCCAGGAGTGTCATGTGAAAAGAGAGAGGAGTCTAGGTTCTTGGGGACTGCTGACATTGAAGGGTGGgtgaagcagttcagttcagttcagtcactcagttgtgtccgactctttgctaccccatgaatcgcagcacgccaggcctccctgtccatcaccaactcctggagttcccccagactcatgtccatcgagtcagtgatgccatccagccatctcatcctctgtcgtccccttctcctcctgcccccatccctcccagcatcagagtcttttccaatgagtcaactcttcgcatgaggtggccaaagtactggagtttcagcttcagcatcattccctccaaagaaatcctagggttgatctccttcagaatggactggttggatctccttgcagtccaagggactttcaagagtcttctccaacaccacagttcaaaagcatcaattcttcggcgctcagccttcttcacagtccaactctcacatccatacctgaccactggaaaaaccatagccttgactagtggGGTAGAGTGGCAAAGGAGACtgaggtggaggagcctggctctgGAGGTCAAGCAGCAACATGTGGACGGAGCTACTAGACATCGGTGACTGCAGTAGCAGCCGTTGGAGGGGAGTGCAGGTCAGCAGTAACGGGGTGGGTTGAGGAGTGAGCGGAGGGTAAGGAAATGGAGAGGCGTGTGGCTGGGAGGGGTAGAGGGGAGCTGGTGTACGAGCGGGGGACATGGGATGGAAGTTAGAGCCGGAGGATGCAGAAACACGGGTGATGGTAAAGATACAGGAGAAAtggcaaaattaaaaatgtgaggTTCCTTGAAGGCAAGACTTATGAAGTCCAAAAAACAGGTGGAAAGACTGGCCTTCGATGTATTAGGGGCAAAGCTGGAGAAGACAGCTGCAGATTTCATTTCTAGAAGAATCTTTTGGGTTCCCAGGGAAtggcttctgttttctctgaAGTAGGCGTGGTTGTCTCATGAACCTGAAGTTAGGAAAAAGTGGTAAGAGACAAAGATTTGGAGGTGGCAGGGGAAGTTTGAGAGAATCATTAGAGAAAGATGTAGCACCTGTAGAGAACAGAAATGGAACAGGACTGTTTGGGAAAATCTGATTCAACTGATTATTCTATGGTTACCtggcttcccccccccccccaaccccagtaCTCTGCATATCTCTGTTCATACGGCTGCATAATACCTGTTGTATTTACTTGAACTCAATTGataaacatttgggttgtttctaatttttttttttagtattataaaCCTATGTGTATGACATAATTAAGTATATTTCTGGTTGGTTTCTTCAGGACAGATTCTGAGAAGCGGAGTTGGTCTTTCAGGGAGTGTGTCAGTCAGAAGAAATCACTCGAATAGAGAGAATTTAACACGAAGCATTGTTAACTAGATGTGACGTTGGTAACCAGGTAGCCAGAAGGATAAAGAGAACATTAAGGTATCCTCAAGGTGGCACCTACAGAGAATAGCTCTCACCCtgttctcctgcactggcaggcagattctttaccattgtccTGCCAATGAAGCCCAGAAAGTCTGGGCACTTCCGCCAGGGGAGAATTCCTTCCCGACTCCCAACGGTGGGGATTTTTTaagtctctttgtttctttctgtccTCTGTCCCTGCTGTCATCAGGGTTCTTCCTACCGTAGCCTCTCAGTGACTGTTGTTTATCAGGAGTAATAAAAGGTCTCTGTGACTTTGTTAAATAACTCCCTAACAACTCAGTAATAAaagtttgtgttgttttttttttttaaataactgagaGACCTACTTTCCAAGAGATTTAGGTTAAGTGAGCTAGAAAGATAGCACTTTTTCCAAGGCCCTTTTCACAGCAGTTGCAATTCTAGGTTACAAGTGTTAGAACTCAACTCTGAACTGGCTCAAGCAAGACGTAGAGTGTTTCAGCTCATTTAATAACAGAAAAGTCTGAAAGTGGCTCTGGCTCAGCGTTCTTATCTTGTGCTGCTGGGAGCTGTCTCCATGGTGTATCTGCTTTGCTTTCCCCTCCGTGAGCTTCATTCtcagcaggggcttcccttgagTTGAGAGAGTCAGCAACCCCAGAGGAGAGAGAGTCCCTCTTCCCTGTCGGTACTAGCAGAATTCCAGAGGCGGCCTTGTAGGACTAGATTTGGTCATGTGCATGTCCTAGAATTAGGTGCTGTGAACTCCACACGTGCAGGCCTGGATCCCCTGCTTTGCATCACACCTGGGGGCCTGATGGAGTATCGAGGGACGAGTGCTCAGCTTCTCCCAGATCACATGGACCAAGAATGAGGAGTGGGGGTGTCCCACTGAAAGCCAAGCTGCTGGTGCCAGGAGAAGAGGTgctagtgatggacaggcagCCAGTGGCCACTGCACCAGCCCGCCACTTCCCTGTTTTCCCTCTCCCCCTCTGTAGTCCCTGGGTCTCTCCAGTGCAGCCGCCAGCATGTTTGGGAATGACGGCAGTGAGCTGATCCTGCATTTCATGACCCAGTGCAATGCTCGGCTCACCCGTGTCCTGGAGGAGGAGCAGAAGCTGGTACAGCTGGGCCAGGCAGAGTAAGTCCCACAGCATCATTGCTCGGGGTAGCAGCTAAGGATGGGAGGACTCGGGCCCCACCAGCTGTCCCCAGGAGGCCAGTCCAAGCAGAGCCTGCTGAGTAGCGCTGAGCAGCCCAGATGCTCCGATGGGACGGAAATGGAGCTGCCTGTCTCGTTCTAGCTGGTGGAACCATCCCTGCTAGAACCGAGTAGATGGGGTAGCACTGAGCCCATGCCTTCGACCCGGAGgtactctcttttcttttctctcttccaggaaaaagaagacagacaagTTCCTGAGGGATGCTGTGGAAACCAGACTGAGAATGTTGATCCCGTACATTCAGCATTGGCCCCGGGTACACGGTCCACCCACATCCAGGCCCCAGGGTGACAGTGTGTTCATGTATATGATTCTAAGCACCTTCACGCGGAAGGTCTGGCATGATGTTCAGAAGTTAGCTTGCTAGTCTCCGCAGACCCAGGGATGCGCAGTGTACTGGTACACTAGGTGTCAGATTGAGGAGAGCCAAAGAGAGGGCCTTCTGAGCCGCCTGTGTCTCAGTTCCTGGAGATGTGAGTGGCCTGGTCCTAGATCatgtcctggtgggctgctaGTGGCCCGAGTGTATCACTGGGTTTTTGGTGAGGAGGGCTCCATGAAGGAGATTAGAAAAGTCAGAAGATTTTACTGACCGTCATCAGCAGCAGGCCTTTCGAATTCTAGATCTCAGGGGAGTGGGACTTCTTTTCAGTTTGTCAGTGTGACACTTAGAGAATTGGAGTGTTCATTCTAAGGGCTTTCCCCAAGTTTTCTAAAGCTccatttttcctcctcctcttttcaaAGCGTGTCACAATGTGGGCCATTCTCGGTTAAGAAAGTCAATATATATCAGAACTGAGAGAACCCACAGATCAGCTGGTATCCGCTGCCCAGCTGGGAGATGGTTGGGCACTTAATTTCAGCTTTGGGCCGAGTGTGAGGGAGTTTAGCCCAGAGTCAAGGCCCGCCCCGTGCCCGTGCTCCCATGCTCGATTTCGTGGACTGACTCATTCCACCTTGCATTTGAAGCCGCACAAGTGCATGAAGTAGGTCCTGGTTGCCTTCTTATTAAGCATGTTTCCTCCTGGGCTATTTAAAGATAACTTTCCAGCCAATCGGGGACATCTCTCAAGGCCGCAGCCAGTGGGTTTCAGAGTTGGTAAAGTGACAACCCTTGGACTGTCCGGTGTTGATATCTGCTAATGGAGGCATCTCTGGGCTGTGCCACTGCTTATATGAAAGAATTTTGAGGTCTCAGGTAACAGAAATCAGTTtgagttaggggaaaaaaaaaactggaaggaGTTTATCATGAGCAGGGCATGAAGGGCAGGAATGCTCCTGGGCTCCAGGATGGCCTAGAATCGGGGCTTAGCAACCTCCCCCAGACTCCACTCCTAGCCTTGCCTCTTTCTCCATGTTACAGAATGGGGGTGCCCTCCTCCATCCTTACTCAAAGATACCAGGCTAGACCTGGCTGGCTGCATTCCCAAGTTCACATGCCAGGGATTGAGGATCTGACTGGGCAGCAGAGGGTACTCTGCCCCGGCTCCCATAAGCTGTAGTTGGGAGGGAGCCTTAGATGCCAGGAGCTCACAGCTGTGGTTGGAGATGGTGTGTCTCAGGAGGGCTGGGCAGGCCCCTTACTATCTCTACTGAACAGTGAGGTGCTGTCATTACCAGTGTGCAAGTGCCCCTTCCTGTGTCATCTCTCCCCAGGCCCTCAGCATCCTCATGCTCCCTCACAACATCCCACCCAGCCTGAACCTCCTGACCAGCATGGTGGATGACATGTGGCATTACGCTGGGGACCAGTCCACTGACGTGAGTGCTCTCCTCAGGCCCGCAGAGGGTGGGGACGGCTGCATGAAGCATTTCCTCCAGAAGTTTGTGAAATTTCTTTGATCACACATCCCTTCAGGGGGACTCCAGAGTCATTCTCATCTTAGGAAGGAGAGTTTAATGTGTGAGGAGGGTCCCTCAACAAGCCACAGTAGCCTCTAGGTCATCTTCATTCAGGGACCAGTGCTATATCCACACATCAGTGCTCCTTCCCCCCAGAGTGTGACACACGGCATCAGAGGGCTGATTGGGCTGCCGTTTTATAATCATTTCCCCCTCAGTCTCCTAAAATTTACATTCTGTGGCAGACTTCCTCAGTGTATGTCTTTTatgagactgattttttttttttaaaagatgctgtaGAGACGTTCTCTAAGAcgtttttttttaagacattgctttaaaaagaaactccCTCCCTACACCCCATCTTGGCCTGCTTTGCTCAGAGATCAATAAGCCTCTAAACACGCAGCCGGAAAGAATCTGACTTGTTAATACTATCATATTTCtggtagaaaatttaaaatgtatatacacatgtatatatatccaCCTTCATAAAAGAAGTTAATATGCGATGGTACTTGGTGAGATCCAGGATGGGAGGCAGAGAGATGCTTCCACCACAGTTCTAACAAAGTGCTTTAATAAACTTCTCTCATATGGGAATATACCACCAACAGAGATGGttggaaaatgaaattagaaagcccagaaatcaGGGAGGTAAAACAGGAAGCAGCCAAGCTAGTGCTCTGAAGAGCGATTGGCCAGGATAGCCACAGCCAGCAGTTGCTGAAGGACCTGAACTCTCAGCTCCTCCCAGGTGTTCCAGTCTGTCCCTGACGCTACCTCAAGCCCTCACATCGCTGATGGATGACACAAGGTTTGGTCACAACTGCCTGATCACAGAGCCTCTCTGGAACttagaccccaaggactgtagcatgccagggtcctctgtccatggagttctctaggcaagaatactggagtggatagccattcctttcttcagggaatcttccctaaccagggatcaaatctgggtctccagcattgcaggcagattctttaccatctgagccaccagggaagcctgaaaattaCATGAGATCTTTGtaagcccgtggactgtagccctccaggctccctgtgtccacagaattctccaagcaagaatactgaagtgggtagccatacccttctccaggggatcttcccaacctaagaattgaacctgggtctcctgtactgcaggcaggttctttactatctgagccaccagggaaatacctAGATGTCCGGAGACTTGGGCTTTTCACTGGTGGGTTCAAAGCTGAGTGGACGTAGCAAAATTACATGGGATGTTTAATAAACATCTAGATCCTGGCACTTAACTTCAGACCTGCTGACTGAGCTCTAAGAGGTTGGGCCCAGGAGCCTGCATTTTCAatctcccaggtgattctgacaccCAGCCTAGTTTGGGAACAGCCACATTGTCCAGAGGGCCACGTGTATCTGTGAGGGAAAGAGGAAATTAGGAAGGAGCCCAGGAGTGCCAGGGGCTTTGGGTAGGAATCACTCAGACTTCCCCCAGCCTGCAGCAACAGTGGTGACCTATCCCCCTGGATGGGTTCCTTTGCAGTTTAACTGGTACACCCGCCGAGCGGTGTTGGCTGGCATCTACAAcaccactgagctggtgatgatGCAGGACTCCTCCCCAGACTTCGAAGATACCTGGCGCTTTCTGGAAAACCGAATCAgcgatgcaatgaacatgggcCACACTGCCAAGCAGGTAGCTCGGGGCTCAGCATCTGGGAAGCTTCCTCACTAAGCGCTCTGTCCTCTTGGGCCAAACTTGTCACCTGTCTGCTCTCTTGGTCCCCTTGGGCCTCAGCTGACAGTCCCAGGGGCCTTCACAGGGAGCCTGACTGGTTCTTCCTCACCCCAGCCCTTCCCTAAGAGCCGCATGTGGTCCCTTTGTTACTGTGTTATCTGTAGACCCTTCTTCCAGGACACAGGGCCCTCTTGATTCGACCTGTAGGGGCTAGTGAGCCTACAggtcagacctccctgtctcaCGTCTGAGCAGTGGTGGGGCCTGAGAAAACCTGACTCTGACTCCTTCTAGGTCAAGTCCACCGGAGAGGCCCTGGTGCAAGGACTCATGGGCGCAGCAGTGACGGTGAGTACCGCCCAGCTTGTCCCTGCCCAGCTGGCTCTAGCCCCATGATCCTCACGCATGTCACTCACCCCAAGTAGTTTTGTAGCCTTAAACTGGGGAAGCTAATCTTAGGACTGGCAGTGGTTCAGTCCCAATCTCTAGATTCCAAATATCTCACCTCTGTTTGTTACTGGTATGAAGACAAAACTTATGCCTGGGACCCTGGTACATCAGATCTCCGCATCATAGCCACACAGGCTGCCTCGGAAATCTGTCTTTGCCATTGGAGTCCTGGGGGCAGGGCCAGGTCTCATCACTCTGTGTTTCCATCCTCTTGTCAGCTCAAGAACCTGACAGGTCTAAACCAGCGCCGGTGAGCAAGAAGAGCTGTAAGCTACAGTACCTGGAAGAAAACCCATGGATATATTTAAAGGGCTTTGAAACGTACAAGGTGCCATCCATGGAACAGGGTGTCAACGAGAAAGCGCCAAAGGACTCTGCAACACTACCACAGC
This window harbors:
- the COQ9 gene encoding ubiquinone biosynthesis protein COQ9, mitochondrial — encoded protein: MAATAAFSGALRRAGWRLLQLRCLPVSRCRPALAPPAFHASAMQLRSSDQQKNQPPPSSQQQSEAQGAEEPNPEALRSPPRYTDQGGEEEEDYESEEQLQHRILTAALEFVPAHGWTAEAIAEGAQSLGLSSAAASMFGNDGSELILHFMTQCNARLTRVLEEEQKLVQLGQAEKKKTDKFLRDAVETRLRMLIPYIQHWPRALSILMLPHNIPPSLNLLTSMVDDMWHYAGDQSTDFNWYTRRAVLAGIYNTTELVMMQDSSPDFEDTWRFLENRISDAMNMGHTAKQVKSTGEALVQGLMGAAVTLKNLTGLNQRR